The Caballeronia sp. NK8 genome includes a window with the following:
- a CDS encoding LysR family transcriptional regulator, translating into MKIETFNTLQAVLETGSLAGAAKALHLTPSAVSMQMKQLEGYVGQQLFDRSGLEVRPLPAAYELSELLRAMLTRLDAFRRQPSFQVEGHVQLGMLESMLPVVLPELLKRLKARYPLLHVQIRRGKSAELTNAVKAGDLDAAVVAQPERGVSRLHWQPLLKRALTLMAPPQERERSLIALLKRYEWIRYDRNTISGAMAAKYIHQRFGGKPEGSLEFDSVRAIAPLVSAGLGISLVPLMEPAISRLYPLTVIALRDAPVLQFSLVTRKADVESRQLRALQEILFAATRSVDRDTTKDVA; encoded by the coding sequence ATGAAGATCGAAACCTTCAACACGTTGCAGGCCGTGCTGGAAACGGGATCGCTCGCAGGTGCGGCTAAAGCGCTGCATCTGACGCCGAGCGCCGTCAGCATGCAGATGAAGCAGCTGGAAGGTTATGTCGGCCAGCAACTGTTCGACCGGTCGGGTCTGGAAGTCAGGCCGCTACCGGCCGCATACGAATTGTCGGAACTGCTGCGCGCGATGCTGACACGACTCGATGCGTTCCGGCGTCAGCCCAGCTTTCAGGTTGAAGGCCATGTGCAGCTCGGCATGCTCGAGTCGATGCTGCCGGTCGTGCTGCCGGAATTGCTGAAGCGGCTCAAGGCGCGATATCCCCTTTTGCATGTGCAGATCCGGCGCGGCAAGAGCGCGGAGCTGACCAACGCGGTCAAGGCGGGAGATCTCGATGCGGCGGTCGTAGCGCAGCCGGAACGCGGTGTATCGCGTCTGCATTGGCAGCCGCTGCTCAAGCGCGCTCTCACGCTGATGGCGCCCCCGCAGGAGCGCGAGCGGTCGTTGATCGCGCTGCTCAAGCGCTACGAATGGATTCGCTATGACCGCAACACGATCTCCGGCGCAATGGCCGCCAAATATATTCATCAGCGCTTTGGCGGAAAACCGGAGGGAAGTCTGGAATTCGACAGCGTCCGTGCAATCGCGCCGCTCGTCAGTGCGGGGCTCGGGATCTCGCTCGTACCCTTGATGGAACCTGCCATCTCCAGGCTTTACCCGCTTACCGTGATCGCGTTGCGCGATGCACCGGTTCTGCAGTTCTCGCTCGTCACCCGCAAGGCGGACGTCGAAAGCCGGCAATTGCGCGCCTTGCAGGAAATTCTGTTTGCAGCCACGCGCTCTGTCGATCGCGATACGACCAAGGACGTCGCGTGA
- a CDS encoding LysR substrate-binding domain-containing protein — protein MDRPAPLPSLNAIRAFEATGRLLSVSKAASELAVTPAAVSRQVKTLERFLGVQLFERVRGRLELTSAGARYLAELMPFFAGLRQATDSIRTAGRRSQVLKIRCPATFAVRWLIPRLASFHRQYEDVDVQLTTSSAPLNFEREDIDGGIQLGDGNWPGLAAQRLIPNELVPVAAPSRKIRARSRLQGETLLHSLARADDWTLWMKAAGLPLDGRRREMRYETSLLAYQAAIEGHGVAIAQKALVRAELESGQLVAPLRFELDRGAYTYYFAWPATRRPSAALTTFRDWLISLVQTAGTL, from the coding sequence ATGGACCGTCCCGCACCGCTGCCTTCCCTGAATGCGATACGCGCTTTCGAAGCGACCGGGCGTCTGCTGAGCGTATCGAAAGCGGCCAGCGAACTCGCGGTGACCCCGGCGGCGGTGAGCCGACAGGTGAAGACGCTCGAACGCTTTCTCGGTGTGCAGTTGTTCGAGCGCGTCCGGGGCCGGCTCGAACTGACTTCGGCGGGCGCGCGCTATCTCGCCGAACTGATGCCGTTCTTCGCGGGCCTGCGCCAGGCGACCGACAGCATTCGTACGGCGGGGCGCCGCTCGCAGGTACTCAAGATCCGATGCCCCGCCACGTTCGCGGTCCGTTGGCTCATCCCGCGGCTCGCCAGTTTTCATCGCCAGTATGAGGACGTCGATGTGCAGCTCACTACGTCGTCGGCGCCGCTCAACTTCGAACGCGAGGACATCGACGGCGGCATCCAGCTCGGCGACGGCAACTGGCCCGGCCTCGCCGCACAGCGGCTCATTCCCAATGAGCTCGTGCCGGTCGCCGCGCCTTCGCGCAAGATCCGCGCGCGCAGCCGGCTGCAGGGCGAGACGCTCCTGCACTCGCTCGCGCGCGCCGACGACTGGACGCTGTGGATGAAGGCGGCCGGCCTTCCGCTCGACGGGCGCCGTCGCGAAATGCGCTACGAGACCTCGCTGCTGGCTTATCAGGCCGCGATCGAAGGGCATGGCGTGGCGATCGCGCAGAAGGCGTTGGTACGGGCCGAACTCGAAAGCGGGCAACTCGTCGCGCCGCTTCGCTTCGAGCTCGACCGTGGCGCGTACACCTACTACTTTGCGTGGCCCGCGACGCGTCGTCCGTCCGCGGCCTTGACGACGTTTCGCGACTGGCTGATCTCGCTCGTGCAGACCGCCGGCACCCTTTAA
- a CDS encoding alpha/beta hydrolase, with the protein MRTIRRGHFWVPGERVVSGARTYQRGPLFVEWEAPETLTREWPIVLMHGGGFQGTEWFDTPDGRPGWAQRLVEAGYAVFVVDRPGHGRSPYHVDTLGPMGPPFSYEGGRQIYFPGDDAAHTQWPFAADDAPAMDEFIAGYGPLPQDLEASQAMDADRAAALLDRIGPAILITHSASGPDGWLIADRRPHLVKAVAAIEPMGPPFATIPNIGAMCWGPTAAPLRFEPPVSDPDALRHARPGDYTLPSLSAVPILIVTAEASAFAAANPPTAAFLNACGASAQVLNLADHGVHGNGHGLIYEKNSDEALAPVLDWISGIV; encoded by the coding sequence GTGCGTACGATCCGACGCGGCCATTTCTGGGTGCCGGGCGAGCGTGTCGTCAGCGGCGCACGCACATATCAGCGCGGGCCGTTGTTCGTCGAATGGGAGGCGCCCGAGACGCTTACGCGCGAATGGCCGATCGTCCTGATGCACGGAGGCGGCTTTCAGGGTACCGAATGGTTCGATACACCCGATGGGCGCCCCGGCTGGGCACAGCGTCTGGTCGAAGCCGGCTATGCGGTGTTCGTCGTCGATCGTCCGGGACACGGAAGGTCGCCGTATCACGTAGACACGCTCGGGCCCATGGGTCCGCCGTTTTCCTATGAAGGCGGCCGTCAGATCTACTTTCCGGGCGATGATGCGGCTCACACGCAATGGCCATTCGCCGCCGACGATGCACCCGCGATGGACGAATTCATCGCCGGCTACGGGCCCTTGCCGCAAGACCTCGAAGCATCGCAGGCGATGGACGCGGATCGCGCAGCCGCGTTGCTCGATCGCATCGGCCCGGCGATATTGATCACGCATTCGGCGTCGGGTCCGGACGGCTGGCTCATTGCCGATCGTCGTCCGCATCTCGTCAAGGCGGTCGCCGCGATCGAACCGATGGGACCGCCTTTTGCGACGATCCCGAACATCGGCGCGATGTGCTGGGGACCGACGGCCGCGCCGCTGCGCTTCGAGCCGCCCGTCAGCGATCCGGATGCGCTACGCCACGCCCGCCCGGGCGATTACACGCTGCCATCGCTCAGTGCGGTGCCGATTCTCATCGTCACCGCCGAAGCGTCGGCGTTCGCAGCAGCCAATCCGCCGACGGCGGCGTTTCTCAACGCATGCGGTGCATCGGCACAGGTGCTGAATCTCGCCGATCACGGCGTGCACGGCAATGGCCACGGCCTGATCTACGAGAAGAATTCAGACGAGGCACTTGCACCCGTGCTCGACTGGATCTCAGGCATCGTCTGA
- a CDS encoding TetR/AcrR family transcriptional regulator has protein sequence MANEAGTNSSDKILAVATKIAQAHGYGGLNLRTLAQEVGIKAASLYHHFPSKADLAAAMAKRYWEDAAAALEVLSAETPEPVDRLRQYPGTFRVALANDNRMCMASFMTAEYDDLPDIVKKEVQSFTDVNVAWLGKTLVEAKIVGSRDAKKRARAIFAAVSGAQLMARGRSDIKLFDDLIESYRVAGLLPA, from the coding sequence GTGGCGAACGAGGCCGGTACCAACTCCAGTGACAAAATCCTGGCAGTCGCGACAAAGATTGCGCAGGCGCACGGCTACGGCGGACTGAACCTGCGTACTCTGGCGCAGGAAGTGGGTATCAAGGCTGCGAGCCTCTACCACCATTTCCCGAGCAAGGCCGACCTCGCAGCCGCAATGGCCAAGCGTTACTGGGAGGATGCGGCGGCGGCGCTGGAAGTGCTGTCGGCCGAGACGCCCGAGCCTGTCGACCGCCTGCGCCAATACCCGGGGACATTTCGCGTGGCGCTTGCGAACGACAACCGCATGTGCATGGCCAGCTTCATGACGGCGGAGTATGACGACCTGCCCGACATCGTGAAGAAAGAGGTCCAGAGCTTTACCGATGTCAACGTCGCGTGGCTCGGCAAGACGCTCGTGGAGGCGAAGATCGTCGGTTCGCGGGACGCTAAAAAGCGGGCACGCGCCATATTCGCCGCAGTCTCGGGCGCGCAACTGATGGCGCGAGGACGCTCCGACATCAAGCTCTTCGACGATCTGATCGAGAGCTATCGGGTAGCAGGACTCTTACCGGCGTAG
- a CDS encoding amidase, translating to MSIDLISQDATRLAELIRTKEVSPVEVMQAHLDRIGAVDHKINAIVTVADDALKNARVAEAEVMAGKELGPLHGVPFPAKDSIDTAGVLTQRASPIFKGRVPDTDATSVVRMKKAGGILLAKTNHPEFSFWIETDNLLSGRTRNPWNLDRTPGGSSGGESAAVAALMSPIGLATDVAISVRGPAALTGVVGLKATHGRIPMTGIWPRVPRRFWHIGPIARSVRDIALAYSLLGGPDGADGFSTAPVRLDAGVGSTPGRPLRVGLLIDAFAPVDADVAATVNASAEALRGLGVIVEPVRIPVLEQINALELLWKLQVMETKPAFKKVTAGHEDKIFKHVQAVYDTPDTSIADFVDAEQQAERLRDGFAEYFQRYDALLTIVTPVPAHEHDAAEFNIDGQTVSSLHVMTATAPLNVTGLPGLTLRFGTSREGLPIGVQLVAPWLAESTLLHLASLLEAVSPVRGLYPDLSHI from the coding sequence ATGTCCATCGATCTCATCTCCCAAGACGCAACCAGGCTCGCTGAACTGATCCGTACCAAGGAAGTTTCGCCGGTGGAAGTCATGCAGGCGCATCTCGATCGCATCGGTGCAGTGGATCACAAGATCAATGCAATTGTTACTGTCGCCGACGACGCACTCAAAAACGCGCGAGTCGCGGAAGCAGAAGTTATGGCAGGTAAAGAACTTGGGCCACTGCATGGCGTGCCCTTCCCCGCAAAGGACTCTATCGACACCGCTGGCGTGCTGACGCAACGTGCTTCGCCCATTTTCAAGGGACGCGTGCCCGACACCGATGCGACCAGTGTCGTGCGCATGAAAAAGGCGGGCGGCATTCTGCTCGCGAAAACCAATCACCCTGAATTTTCGTTCTGGATCGAAACCGATAACCTGCTTTCGGGACGCACGAGAAACCCCTGGAATCTGGATCGCACGCCGGGTGGATCGAGCGGTGGCGAGTCCGCGGCTGTCGCGGCACTGATGTCGCCGATCGGTCTCGCAACCGATGTCGCGATCTCCGTGCGCGGCCCGGCCGCATTGACCGGCGTCGTTGGTCTCAAAGCCACGCACGGACGGATTCCGATGACGGGTATCTGGCCGCGCGTACCCCGTCGTTTCTGGCACATCGGTCCGATTGCACGCAGCGTTCGCGATATCGCGCTGGCCTATTCGCTGCTGGGAGGTCCTGACGGCGCAGACGGTTTTTCAACGGCTCCGGTCAGGCTGGATGCCGGCGTGGGCTCCACACCGGGCCGGCCGCTTCGGGTGGGCTTGCTCATCGATGCTTTCGCGCCCGTGGACGCGGACGTCGCGGCAACCGTGAACGCCTCCGCTGAAGCCCTGCGAGGGTTAGGCGTGATCGTGGAACCCGTGCGCATTCCGGTGCTCGAGCAGATCAACGCGCTCGAATTGCTCTGGAAGCTTCAGGTCATGGAAACCAAGCCCGCCTTCAAAAAAGTGACGGCCGGGCACGAAGACAAGATATTCAAACATGTCCAGGCAGTCTATGACACGCCGGACACGTCGATTGCCGATTTCGTCGATGCTGAGCAGCAGGCGGAACGACTGCGCGATGGCTTCGCAGAGTACTTCCAGCGCTACGACGCGTTACTGACCATCGTAACCCCGGTGCCCGCACACGAACACGACGCTGCGGAATTCAACATCGACGGGCAGACGGTATCTTCGTTGCACGTGATGACTGCGACTGCGCCTCTCAACGTGACCGGGCTGCCGGGGCTGACGTTGAGGTTCGGTACGAGCCGCGAAGGGCTGCCGATCGGCGTGCAACTCGTCGCACCGTGGCTGGCGGAATCGACACTCCTGCACCTCGCCTCATTGCTGGAAGCGGTCAGTCCGGTGCGTGGTCTGTATCCCGACCTGTCGCATATCTAA
- a CDS encoding enoyl-CoA hydratase-related protein — protein MEHELIRSERCGKVALVRLASANPLNPLTDALIDALVEEMQRIDSDPAVHATVLTGSERAFAAGADIVAMSKLDHATAFSEDYIGRNWDRFRTLRKPVVAAVRGYALGGGCELAMMCDIVIAARDAMFGQPEIKLGIVPGAGGTQRLPRAAGKSTAMLACLTGEPLSASEALAYGLVSKVVEPDVLIGEAMRISEQIARHSLPVILAIKEAVNRSFESSLAEGLLFERRLFHAGFALADQKAGMAAFLGRRDAAFSNR, from the coding sequence ATGGAACACGAACTCATTCGAAGCGAACGGTGCGGAAAAGTCGCGCTCGTGCGGCTCGCGTCCGCGAACCCGCTGAACCCGCTCACCGACGCGCTGATCGACGCGCTGGTCGAGGAGATGCAGCGCATCGACTCCGATCCCGCCGTGCACGCAACCGTGCTGACCGGCTCGGAGCGGGCTTTCGCGGCGGGCGCGGATATCGTCGCGATGTCGAAGCTCGACCACGCCACGGCATTTTCCGAAGACTATATCGGCCGCAACTGGGATCGCTTTCGGACGCTGCGCAAACCCGTAGTCGCTGCGGTGAGGGGTTATGCCCTCGGCGGCGGATGCGAACTCGCGATGATGTGCGACATCGTGATCGCCGCGCGCGATGCGATGTTCGGTCAGCCCGAAATCAAGCTCGGCATCGTGCCCGGCGCGGGCGGCACGCAACGCCTGCCGCGCGCGGCGGGCAAGTCGACCGCGATGCTCGCCTGCCTGACCGGCGAGCCGCTGTCGGCGAGCGAGGCGCTCGCGTACGGACTGGTGTCGAAAGTGGTCGAGCCGGACGTGCTGATCGGGGAGGCCATGCGCATCAGCGAACAGATCGCGCGGCATTCGCTGCCCGTCATTCTGGCCATCAAGGAAGCTGTCAACCGCTCGTTCGAATCGTCGCTGGCGGAGGGACTTTTATTCGAGCGACGGCTCTTTCATGCGGGCTTCGCGCTCGCCGACCAGAAGGCGGGCATGGCCGCGTTTCTCGGCCGTCGCGACGCCGCGTTTTCCAACCGATGA
- a CDS encoding NAD(P)-dependent oxidoreductase: MDIGIIGLGAMGRAMARNLADAGHHVKAWNRSGGSVAGVTMVASPAEAFKGDAVFTMLSDDDAIRATLIASDVLAQARRGLVHVVTSTISVAFARELVDAHAVADIGYVSAPVLGRPDVAAKGELNVLAGGPPDAIAKVRPLLDVIGGRIWDMGDEAPTANAAKIACNMMITMAIEAMAEAVVITEANGLARERFFDVILNTLFGSRSYQVYSANIANERYEPGFKATLGLKDLRLASEAAADAGRALPMLAAVNARMSETVAAGMGERDWSAMAKYTIETGGALTP; the protein is encoded by the coding sequence ATGGATATCGGCATCATCGGACTCGGCGCGATGGGACGCGCGATGGCGCGCAATCTCGCCGATGCAGGACACCACGTGAAAGCGTGGAACCGCTCGGGCGGATCGGTCGCGGGCGTGACGATGGTCGCGTCGCCCGCTGAAGCGTTCAAGGGCGACGCCGTCTTTACCATGCTTTCCGACGACGACGCGATTCGCGCGACATTGATCGCGTCCGACGTGCTGGCGCAGGCAAGGCGCGGACTCGTGCACGTGGTGACATCGACGATTTCGGTGGCTTTCGCACGCGAACTCGTCGATGCACATGCGGTGGCGGATATCGGTTATGTGTCCGCGCCCGTGCTCGGACGTCCCGATGTCGCGGCGAAGGGCGAACTCAACGTGCTGGCGGGCGGTCCGCCGGATGCGATCGCGAAGGTTCGTCCGTTGCTCGATGTGATCGGCGGGCGCATCTGGGACATGGGGGACGAAGCGCCGACCGCGAACGCGGCGAAGATCGCCTGCAACATGATGATCACAATGGCGATCGAAGCGATGGCCGAGGCCGTTGTGATCACCGAAGCGAACGGTCTGGCGCGCGAGCGCTTCTTCGATGTGATTCTGAATACGCTATTCGGCAGCCGCTCGTATCAGGTGTACTCGGCAAACATCGCGAACGAGCGCTACGAACCGGGCTTCAAGGCGACGCTCGGGCTGAAGGATCTGCGGCTCGCCTCGGAGGCGGCTGCGGACGCAGGCCGCGCTTTGCCGATGCTCGCGGCGGTCAATGCGCGCATGAGCGAAACCGTCGCGGCGGGCATGGGTGAGCGAGACTGGTCTGCCATGGCGAAATACACGATCGAAACGGGCGGCGCATTGACGCCTTAA
- a CDS encoding CaiB/BaiF CoA-transferase family protein has translation MIRDSLKGVRVLDFSHVLAGPVCSMTLADLGAHVVKIEPPGGEIGRQIGPPWQNGVSPAFMSVNRGKFSLAIDLKTDAGRRTVATMARRADVLVENFRPGVMASLGLDYAALRAVNPKLVYCSISAFGQRGENTRRPGVDGVIQAVSGLMSTLGTTNGDPLKVPVPVADMMGGYLATIAVLGALHTARTGGVGQHLDVSLYNATLMLQQIGFAAFFVSGADPEKVGSAAPYACPNEAFRTRDGWMMVVAYHPGRWSALCELLDAPGLETDARFATNDARVQHRAQLHEILDAHFARRSTAEWIDVLSARDILCAPVTTYREVIETTEYRESGIARTVEHPVAGRVRSHGFALGPSDPPAPDEAPAPVTGQHTLDMLGFYGIDEDEIAALLNAGVIRASTALAGTA, from the coding sequence ATGATTCGAGATAGCTTGAAAGGCGTGCGCGTGCTCGACTTTTCGCACGTGCTGGCAGGACCGGTCTGTTCGATGACGCTTGCCGACCTCGGTGCGCACGTCGTCAAGATCGAGCCGCCGGGCGGCGAAATCGGCAGGCAGATCGGCCCGCCGTGGCAGAACGGCGTGAGCCCGGCGTTCATGAGCGTCAACCGCGGCAAGTTCAGCCTCGCCATCGATCTGAAAACCGATGCCGGCCGGCGGACCGTCGCGACCATGGCGCGCCGCGCGGACGTGCTCGTCGAGAACTTCCGGCCGGGCGTCATGGCGTCGCTGGGACTCGACTACGCGGCGCTGCGCGCCGTCAATCCGAAGCTCGTCTATTGCTCGATTTCGGCGTTCGGGCAACGCGGCGAAAACACGAGGCGGCCCGGCGTCGATGGCGTGATCCAGGCCGTCAGCGGACTCATGAGCACGCTCGGCACGACGAACGGCGATCCGTTGAAAGTACCGGTGCCGGTCGCCGACATGATGGGCGGCTATCTCGCCACCATCGCCGTGCTGGGCGCGCTGCACACGGCGCGCACGGGCGGCGTGGGGCAGCACCTCGACGTGAGCCTCTACAACGCGACCTTGATGCTGCAACAGATCGGCTTCGCGGCGTTCTTCGTGTCGGGGGCCGATCCGGAGAAGGTCGGCAGCGCGGCGCCCTATGCGTGCCCGAACGAGGCCTTCCGCACGCGCGACGGATGGATGATGGTCGTGGCCTACCATCCGGGCCGCTGGAGCGCGTTGTGCGAGTTGCTCGACGCGCCCGGCCTCGAAACCGATGCGCGCTTCGCCACCAACGATGCCCGCGTGCAGCACCGTGCACAACTGCACGAGATTCTGGACGCGCACTTCGCCCGGCGGAGCACGGCCGAGTGGATCGACGTGCTGTCGGCCAGAGACATTCTGTGCGCGCCCGTCACGACGTATCGCGAGGTCATCGAGACGACGGAGTATCGCGAGAGCGGCATTGCGCGCACGGTCGAGCATCCGGTGGCGGGCCGCGTGAGATCGCATGGCTTCGCGCTCGGGCCGTCCGATCCGCCTGCGCCCGACGAAGCACCCGCTCCGGTGACCGGTCAGCACACGCTCGACATGCTCGGTTTCTATGGCATCGACGAAGACGAAATCGCGGCGCTGCTGAACGCCGGCGTGATACGCGCAAGCACGGCGCTTGCCGGGACGGCGTAG
- a CDS encoding TetR/AcrR family transcriptional regulator, with amino-acid sequence MTTSLKSGSKPGRGRPRAFDPEAGLAVGQRMFHAAGYDAVGLSALTTELGITPPSFYTAFGSKAAFFQRVLERYANTELALADILLPHRPASEALADLLERAARTYAHDPERTGCLVLEAARGHSECESAVLARQVAERRRAQIRAFVAKTHPRRADAATDYVATVMSGLSGSAREGMSAARLVKVAKAAGVGLAALLG; translated from the coding sequence GTGACCACTAGCTTAAAAAGCGGATCGAAGCCGGGACGCGGCCGCCCGCGCGCCTTCGATCCCGAAGCGGGGCTCGCAGTCGGCCAGCGCATGTTTCACGCGGCGGGTTACGATGCGGTCGGCCTGAGCGCATTGACGACCGAACTCGGCATCACACCGCCGAGCTTCTATACGGCGTTCGGTAGCAAAGCGGCATTTTTCCAGCGCGTGCTGGAGCGCTATGCGAACACCGAACTCGCGCTCGCGGACATTCTGTTGCCGCATCGGCCTGCTTCGGAGGCGCTCGCGGATCTGCTCGAACGTGCAGCGCGCACTTACGCACACGATCCCGAACGCACCGGATGCCTCGTGCTGGAGGCCGCGCGCGGCCACTCGGAGTGCGAAAGCGCGGTGCTCGCGCGTCAGGTCGCGGAACGGCGCCGCGCGCAGATTCGCGCGTTCGTGGCGAAGACGCATCCGCGTCGGGCGGATGCGGCGACGGACTACGTCGCTACGGTCATGTCGGGTTTGTCGGGCAGTGCGCGGGAAGGCATGTCGGCGGCGCGGCTGGTCAAGGTGGCGAAGGCCGCCGGTGTGGGACTCGCGGCTTTGCTGGGCTGA
- a CDS encoding MFS transporter — MNQPHSLRANSGARLDRLPIGRFHWNLVGMIGAGLFLDAFDIYLQSGVLATLVKSGWSTLQSNAAFISSTLIGMWLGSLIGGYIGDKYGRRMAYQFNLAVFGLASIAAVFAPSMTILIALRFVMGVGLGAELIIGYATLGEFVPSLARGRFGAILALLTNLSVTATGIVGYWAIPALGWRSMFALVGLGALAVWFMRKSMPESPRWLESQGRHEEADALLRSIEARFPDVPAWNTVAASITAAASAQAAAPVAVLPGYPALFKRPLLSRTVLTMIMSAVNMSVLYGLIAWFPTFLVKQGIAVTSTLGYTAVMGLGTPIGCLIGMALTDRIGRRVSIVSVLALEAVAAAVYPTVHSPIELMVTGGVIMMCSACITSLAFAVYIPELFPTDLRMRGSSLSAAVGRLASAGAQGGIVTIFGIGGIFGVTSFLIGLIVLQILALLVLGVNTRARTLEEIEPADATSVGGMTDAAELSSHAAAPPMSRAGSAQGPSTRLRV; from the coding sequence TTGAACCAGCCCCACTCGCTGCGTGCAAATTCCGGCGCGCGCCTCGACCGCCTCCCGATCGGCCGATTCCACTGGAATCTGGTGGGCATGATCGGGGCGGGCCTGTTCCTCGACGCGTTCGACATCTATCTTCAGAGCGGCGTGCTCGCCACACTCGTCAAGAGCGGATGGTCGACGCTGCAGAGCAACGCAGCCTTCATTTCCAGCACGCTGATCGGCATGTGGCTGGGCTCGCTGATCGGCGGCTATATCGGCGACAAATACGGTCGCCGCATGGCGTATCAGTTCAACCTCGCAGTGTTCGGACTCGCGTCGATCGCGGCGGTGTTCGCCCCGAGCATGACCATCCTGATCGCGCTGCGATTCGTGATGGGCGTCGGTCTCGGCGCCGAACTGATCATTGGCTATGCGACGTTGGGCGAGTTCGTCCCGAGCCTCGCGCGCGGACGGTTCGGCGCCATTCTCGCGCTACTCACGAATTTGTCGGTGACGGCGACCGGTATCGTCGGGTACTGGGCGATTCCTGCGCTGGGCTGGCGTTCGATGTTTGCCCTGGTCGGCCTCGGTGCGCTCGCGGTCTGGTTCATGCGTAAATCGATGCCCGAATCGCCGCGCTGGCTCGAATCGCAGGGACGCCATGAAGAGGCCGACGCGCTGCTGCGCTCGATCGAAGCGCGCTTCCCGGACGTGCCGGCATGGAACACGGTGGCGGCGAGCATCACGGCTGCAGCATCCGCCCAGGCAGCGGCTCCGGTTGCAGTGCTGCCCGGCTACCCGGCTTTATTCAAGCGTCCGCTGCTGTCCCGCACCGTGCTGACGATGATCATGTCTGCGGTGAACATGTCGGTGCTCTACGGTTTGATCGCCTGGTTCCCGACGTTTCTCGTCAAGCAAGGTATCGCGGTCACATCCACCCTCGGCTATACGGCCGTCATGGGCCTGGGGACGCCGATCGGTTGTCTGATCGGCATGGCGCTGACGGACCGGATCGGACGCCGCGTGAGTATCGTCAGCGTGCTGGCGCTCGAAGCGGTCGCGGCGGCCGTCTATCCGACAGTACACTCGCCGATCGAATTGATGGTGACGGGCGGTGTGATCATGATGTGCTCCGCCTGCATCACGTCGCTTGCGTTTGCCGTCTATATACCCGAACTGTTCCCGACGGATCTGCGGATGCGCGGATCGTCGCTCTCGGCCGCAGTGGGACGACTTGCATCGGCCGGCGCGCAGGGCGGAATCGTGACGATCTTCGGTATCGGCGGGATTTTCGGTGTCACGAGTTTCCTGATCGGGCTGATCGTGCTGCAGATTCTCGCGCTGCTCGTGCTGGGCGTGAACACGAGAGCTCGCACGCTGGAAGAGATCGAGCCGGCGGATGCGACCTCCGTAGGCGGAATGACCGATGCCGCCGAGCTATCGAGTCACGCGGCCGCGCCTCCGATGTCTCGCGCAGGCAGTGCGCAGGGACCGTCCACAAGGTTACGTGTGTGA